In Pseudonocardia sp. C8, one genomic interval encodes:
- a CDS encoding PspC domain-containing protein, translating into MSGSRAPDTRRAGAQGIDVLRDMWESRPVRPRDDRKLAGVAAGVARRYDLDPTLVRVGFVVAAVTGPGLPLYLAGCAVLPDAGPPGAPPPARTGSTSALSIVLLTLAALLAIPMALSVERLVATAVTVGLLVALHLTRGSRPGAREAATAPTPAVPWAAPAGAVPLGTPDGAVPAAAPDGALPAPDGPPRATPPAWDPLGVAPFAWDLPEPGPEPAPPAPPRSALTPVTLGIALVVAGMVGVVVLAAPGVLPASAVPGAALAVVGIGLLVGAFRRAGRWLIPFAVLLALLTGMTSLVNGAFGPDGWAMRGGFGPIEEAPPTPAQLAPEYRRGTGSIDLDLTRLDLTATPGADGPVRTLAEVGAGAITVRVPENADLVVRGSARFGDVTVDGQSRTGQDSHLTVTDPGPDGPGGRVLELDLRAEMGAVEVQRG; encoded by the coding sequence ATGAGCGGATCGCGGGCGCCGGACACACGACGAGCGGGGGCGCAGGGCATCGACGTCCTGCGCGACATGTGGGAGTCCCGGCCGGTACGGCCGCGCGACGACCGGAAGCTCGCCGGGGTCGCCGCGGGCGTCGCCCGCCGCTACGACCTGGACCCGACGCTGGTGCGGGTGGGGTTCGTCGTCGCCGCGGTCACCGGGCCGGGCCTGCCGCTCTACCTGGCCGGCTGCGCCGTCCTGCCGGACGCCGGCCCACCCGGGGCACCGCCGCCGGCCCGGACCGGCTCGACGTCGGCGCTCTCGATCGTCCTGCTCACGCTCGCGGCCCTGCTCGCGATCCCGATGGCGCTGTCGGTCGAGCGGCTGGTCGCCACCGCGGTCACGGTGGGCCTGCTGGTGGCGCTGCACCTGACGCGCGGGTCCCGCCCGGGGGCCCGGGAGGCGGCGACCGCGCCGACCCCGGCGGTGCCGTGGGCAGCGCCCGCCGGCGCTGTGCCGTTGGGCACGCCGGACGGCGCGGTGCCGGCGGCCGCGCCGGACGGGGCGCTGCCCGCACCGGACGGCCCGCCGCGCGCGACGCCGCCGGCCTGGGACCCCCTCGGCGTCGCCCCGTTCGCCTGGGACCTGCCCGAACCGGGTCCCGAGCCGGCGCCGCCCGCCCCGCCCCGGTCGGCGCTGACGCCGGTGACCCTCGGGATCGCGCTCGTCGTCGCCGGGATGGTCGGGGTCGTCGTGCTCGCCGCGCCCGGCGTGCTTCCGGCGTCCGCGGTACCGGGTGCCGCGCTGGCCGTCGTCGGGATCGGGCTGCTCGTCGGGGCGTTCCGCCGGGCCGGGCGCTGGCTGATCCCGTTCGCGGTCCTGCTGGCCCTGCTCACCGGGATGACGTCCCTGGTGAACGGCGCGTTCGGCCCGGACGGCTGGGCGATGCGCGGCGGCTTCGGACCGATCGAGGAGGCCCCGCCGACGCCCGCACAGCTCGCGCCGGAGTACCGGCGCGGCACCGGCTCCATCGACCTGGACCTCACCCGGCTCGACCTGACCGCGACCCCCGGCGCCGACGGGCCGGTCCGCACCCTTGCCGAGGTGGGGGCCGGCGCGATCACCGTCCGGGTGCCGGAGAACGCCGACCTGGTCGTCCGCGGATCGGCCCGGTTCGGCGACGTGACGGTCGACGGCCAGTCCCGGACCGGGCAGGACTCGCACCTGACCGTCACCGACCCGGGCCCGGACGGGCCCGGCGGGCGGGTGCTGGAGCTGGACCTGCGGGCGGAGATGGGCGCGGTGGAGGTGCAGCGTGGCTGA